In Blastocatellia bacterium, a genomic segment contains:
- the accC gene encoding acetyl-CoA carboxylase biotin carboxylase subunit: MFRKILIANRGEIAVRVIRACRELGISPVVVYSEADERSLHVRLADEAYLIGPPPSVESYLRGDRIIEAALRAGAEAIHPGYGFLAENAEFARAVEEAGLVFIGPNWQAMEQLGQKTQARALARAAGVPIVPGTEEPIRDLAHAQAIAEQVGYPVMLKAAAGGGGKGMRLVRSSDELPSALAMAQAEAQAAFKDPSVYIEKAIERPRHIEVQILADRYGHAVYLGERECSLQRRHQKVIEEAPASLNDPELRQRMGEAAVRLAQAAGYTNAGTVEFLVDEERNFYFLEVNARIQVEHPVTEMVTGVDLVREQIRLGAGEPLRLRQSEIQLRGSAIECRIYAEDPENDFFPSAGRIETLRLPFGPGIRVDSGVYAGWEVPIHYDSLLLKLIAWGDTRQQAIERMRWALEETAITGIRTTVPLYREIFRDPDFLAGRIDTGYLARFLAARRTAPYSEEDLLSRDAALIAAALFAASKRESREPAQTTPTSVWKWQGRLFQLASRL; the protein is encoded by the coding sequence ATGTTTCGCAAGATCCTCATCGCCAATCGAGGAGAGATCGCCGTGCGCGTGATTCGCGCATGTCGGGAGCTGGGGATCTCTCCAGTGGTTGTCTATTCGGAAGCGGATGAGCGCTCGCTGCACGTTCGATTGGCGGACGAAGCGTATTTGATCGGTCCGCCGCCTTCGGTGGAGAGTTATCTGCGCGGGGATCGGATCATTGAGGCGGCCTTGCGAGCGGGGGCCGAAGCCATCCATCCCGGATACGGGTTCTTGGCCGAGAACGCGGAGTTCGCGCGCGCCGTGGAAGAGGCTGGCCTCGTCTTCATCGGGCCGAATTGGCAGGCGATGGAGCAATTGGGACAGAAGACGCAAGCGCGCGCCTTGGCGCGTGCAGCGGGAGTCCCCATCGTCCCGGGGACGGAAGAACCGATTCGAGACCTCGCGCACGCGCAAGCGATCGCCGAGCAGGTAGGGTATCCGGTGATGTTGAAGGCGGCGGCTGGCGGCGGTGGGAAAGGCATGCGCCTGGTCCGCTCCTCCGACGAGTTGCCGAGCGCGCTGGCCATGGCGCAGGCGGAAGCGCAGGCGGCATTCAAAGACCCTTCGGTCTACATCGAGAAGGCGATCGAGCGCCCTCGTCACATTGAGGTGCAAATCCTGGCCGATCGCTACGGGCACGCCGTGTATCTCGGAGAGCGCGAGTGTTCCCTGCAACGGCGCCATCAGAAAGTGATCGAGGAAGCGCCGGCCAGTTTGAACGATCCCGAGCTGCGACAGCGCATGGGAGAAGCCGCTGTCCGTCTCGCCCAAGCAGCCGGGTATACCAATGCCGGGACGGTTGAATTCCTCGTGGATGAGGAGCGCAACTTCTACTTCCTTGAAGTCAACGCCCGCATTCAAGTCGAACATCCGGTGACGGAGATGGTCACCGGCGTGGATCTGGTGCGCGAGCAAATTCGCCTGGGGGCGGGCGAACCCCTGCGCCTGCGACAGAGCGAGATCCAATTGCGCGGGTCGGCCATCGAATGCCGCATCTACGCCGAGGATCCAGAGAACGATTTCTTCCCTTCGGCGGGCCGCATCGAGACGCTTCGGCTGCCCTTCGGACCTGGGATCCGTGTGGACAGCGGTGTCTACGCTGGATGGGAGGTCCCGATCCATTACGATTCGCTCCTGCTGAAGCTCATCGCGTGGGGGGATACGCGTCAGCAAGCGATCGAGCGCATGCGATGGGCGTTGGAGGAGACGGCCATCACTGGGATTCGCACGACAGTCCCTCTCTATCGGGAGATCTTCCGCGATCCCGATTTCCTGGCGGGACGCATTGACACGGGCTATCTCGCGCGCTTCCTCGCGGCTCGCAGGACTGCGCCCTATTCGGAAGAGGA